The DNA sequence GTAGCTGACAAACTTCGCCATCCCGCGATCCGAGCAGATCTTCGTCAACGCACTCGTCAGCGTCGTCTTGCCATGGTCCACGTGCCCGATCGTCCCAATGTTCACGTGCGGCTTGCGTCGCTCAAATTTCGCCTTCGCCATCCCCGACCCTCCCTAAATCCACAACAACTAACGGCCTACTCACCACGATGCTTGGCAGTGATCGCTTCGGCAATTTGCCGCGGAACTTGGTCATAGCGATCAAATTCCATGCTGTACGTGGCACGACCCTGCGTCCGAGAACGCAAATCCGTTGCGTAGCCAAACATTTCCATCAGCGGAACCGTCGCCTCAATCGCCTGGGCGCCGGCACGAACCTTCATTCCCTGAACCTTGCCACGACGACCATTCAGATTGCCGATGACATCGCCCATGAAGTCTTGCGGAACAAGCACCTCAACCTTCATGATCGGCTCAAGCAAGACAGCGTCTGCCTTCTTACATGCGTCAGCAAAACCCATTGACGCGGCAATCTTGAAAGCCATTTCGTTAGAATCGACGTCGTGATAAGAACCATCAATCACGGTAACCCGCACATCGCGCAATGGAAAGCCAGCGACAACCCCCGTCTCCATGCGCTCACGAACACCTTTTTCAATGGCAGGGATATATTCCTTCGGGATGGCACCACCAACAACTTTATTAACAAACTCCAATCCCTTACCAGCCTCTGCCGGCTCAACAGTCAACACGACGTGGCCATATTGACCCCGACCGCCAGTCTGCTTGATGTATTTCGACTCCGCCTCGGCCTTCTTGCGAATGGTCTCACGGAACGCAACTTCAGGCTTTCCGACATTAGCCTCAACCTTAAATTCACGCAGCAAACGGTCGACAATAATTTCAAGGTGCAACTCGCCCATACCGGCAATAATTGTCTGGGCGGTCTCTTCATCCGTACGAACCCTGAACGAAGGATCCTCTTGCGCGAGCTTCTGCAAGGCAAAACCCATCTTCTCCTGGTCCTGCTTAGTCTTTGGCTCAATCGCCATTGCGATGACCGGCTCAGGAAACTTCATGACCTCCAGAAGGAGCGGCTGCTTTTCATCCGCAAGCGTATCACCGGTCGTAGCACTCTTCAGCCCAACGGCAGCGGCGATATCGCCAGCATAAACGATATCAATTTCCTCGCGCTTATTGGCATGCATCTTGAGCAGGCGGCCGATACGATCTTTCGTCCCCTTCGTCACATTCAAAACCGCAGTACCAGTCTTCAACGTCCCGGAATAGACACGGAAGAAGGTGAGCTGCCCAGCAAACGGATCCGTCATGATCTTAAACGCCAACGCGGCAAACGGCTCCGAATCAGAAGGCTCCCGCTTAAGCTCCTTACCACTATTAGGATCCACACCAACGGCGGCAGGAATATCAAGAGGCGAAGGGAGATAGTCCACAACAGCATCCAAGAGCTGCTGAACCCCCTTATTCTTGAAAGCAGACCCACAGAGAACCGGCGTCACCTTCATCGCAATAGTGGCAGCACGAATCGCTCGACGAACCTCATCCTCGGTCAATGACTGTCCGTTGAGATACTTCTCCATAACCTGATCATCGTACTCAGCCACCGCCTCGAGCATCTTCTCTCGATACTCATTCGCCTTATCCACGAGATCAGCCGGAATTTCGTCGATCTTATATTTTGCCCCTAACGTCTCATCATCATAAAAGAACCCCTTCATCCTCACCAAATCAACAGAACCGCGGAACTCCGCCTCCCTGCCGATAGGAATTTGAACAGGAACAGGATTCGCACCAAGACGATCAATGATAGACTGGACGCTAGCATAGAAATCAGCCCCAATTCGGTCCATCTTGTTCATGAACGCGATACGAGGCACTTGATATTTATCAGCCTGACGCCAAACAGTCTCAGACTGAGGCTCGACACCCTGAACAGAATCGAAAGCGGCGACAGCACCATCCAAAACACGCAAGGAACGCTCGACCTCGATTGTGAAATCGACGTGACCAGGAGTATCAATAATGTTGATACGATGGTCGCGCCAAAAGCAGGTGGTTGCAGCCGCAGTAATAGTAATACCACGCTCGCGTTCCTGCTCCATCCAGTCCATGGTGGCCGCACCCTCATGAACTTCACCCAACTTATGCGTCATCCCCGTATAGAATAGAATGCGCTCAGTAGTCGTAGTCTTCCCTGCATCAATGTGGGCCATGATGCCGATGTTTCGAGTCCGCTCTAACGGTGTCTGCCTAGCCACAACTCCCCCAGAAAAAAACAAGCGTGCTGCCGCATGAGCCGAAGACCAACCGCTGTAGCACGACACTCACCAGTCGCGCTCACGGCCAAGCCCAACAGCAGCACGATCAATAACTACCAACGATAGTGAGCAAACGCCTTATTGGCCTCAGCCATCCGATGAACATCTTCCCGCTTCTTGACCGACGCCCCAGTATTATTGGAGGCATCGAGCAATTCGGCAGCAAGCCTGTCCTGCATACTTTTTCCGCCGCGCGAGCGAGAATACTCCGTGATCCAACGCAACGCCAACGAGACGCGACGAGACGGCCTGATCTCAACGGGGACCTGATACGACGCACCACCGACACGACGCGACTTCACCTCCACAACCGGCTTCACGTTATCGACAGCCGCCTTGAAGACCTTCATCGGATCGCCGCCACCCGTCTTCTCCTGGATCAAATCAAATGCCCCATAACACACGCGCTCGGCAGTACTTTTCTTCCCACCACCCATCAGGACGTTCAAAAATTTCCCGACCAGCTTGTCCCGATACTTCGAATCCGGCTGCGCTTCTCGATGTCCAAAAAATTGTCCGCGTGGCATCGTTACCCTATAATATAAAATCGGTTTTCGTCACACACCTTCGTGCAACGAGAGAATGACCTACTACTTAGGACGCTTGGCTCCATACTTCGAACGAGCCTGCTTACGATCTGCAACCCCAACCGCATCCAAGGAACCACGCACGATGTGATACCGAACACCAGGCAAGTCCTTCACGCGACCACCGCGCACCAAGACAATAGAATGCTCCTGGAGATTGTGACCAACACCAGGGATATAGGTCGTTACCTCCATACCATTGGTCAAACGAACGCGAGCGACTTTACGAAGGGCCGAGTTCGGCTTCTTCGGGGTGGTGGTATAGACACGGAGACATACGCCGCGCTTTTGCGGACAACGCTTTAGCGCAGGACTCTTCGTCTTGGACTTAACGAGAGTCCGACCTTTTCGGACTAGCTGATTAATCGTTGGCATGCACTCTACTCTTTCTTGAAAATCGCACGGTTGCTCAAAAAGCCCCTGAGCGAAGCCGTCGGATTATAGAGATGTGTGGCACTTGTGTCAAGAACCTTCTTTTTTCTTTCACGGATTATTTTGCGATTCTCCGCCCATTGCCTGAGCCGGTACTTCGCCAACACCAACCGGTTGGGGCACCGAAGCCGCCAACTCACCTGGCGCTTTGGCACTGGCAACAAATGTTTCTCGGTATTCCTCAAATCCACTTCCAGCTGGGATGAGGCGTCCCACAATCACATTTTCTTTCAATCCGAGCAGGTTATCTTCGCGGCCGTTGATGGCCGCTTCAGTCAGTACCCGCGTCGTTTCCTGGAACGATGCCGCCGAGATGAAGCTATCGGTGGTCAGCGCGGCCTTGGTGATTCCTAGCAATACTGGTTTCCCGAGCGCTGGCTTGCCGTCATTTTCGAGAACTCGTTGGTTCTCTATGTCAAACATCCCTTTACTAACCTGACTGCCTGGCAAGAACGAGGTATCGCCGGGATCCTCGATCCGCACCTTTCGAAGCATTTGCCGAACGATGATCTCGATATGCTTATCGTTGATAGACACACCCTGCAGCCGGTACACGTCCTGAACTTCATCAACTAAATACTTCTGAAGTTCCTTCGGTCCTAGCACATCCAGAATGTCGTGGGGATTGGCCGATCCGTCCATGAGGGGCTCGCCAGCGCGTACCCAATCCCCTTCGTGCACGTTGACGTGCTTTCCTTTGGGAATGAAATACTCTTTCACGTCGCCCATCTTGTTGTCGACCAACACTTTGCGCATACCCTTCACAAACCCGCCATAGGAGACCTCGCCGTCGATCTCGCTGATGACCGCCTGCTCTTTTGGCTTACGAGCCTCAAACAGTTCGGCTACACGCGGAAGACCTCCGGTGATGTCCTTGGTCTTTGTGGTTTCACGAGGAATCTTGGCCAACACATCGCCGGGATGCACCATCGCACCCTTTTCGACGAAAATGTGGGCACCAACGGGCAAGAGATATCGCGCCACGGGCGCTCCCGCACCAGAAACCTTGGCGGTTTTCCCACTGTCGTCCTTGATCGAAACTCGCGGACGCAAGGTCGCACCGCTCTGCTCGATAATGACCTTTCGAGACAAACCGGTCACTTCGTCGAACTCTTCCTTCATGGTGACACCTTCGAGAATGTCGCCGTAGGCAACCTTTCCGCCGGTCTCCGTGAGGATGGTCAACGAGTAGGGATCCCATTCCACCAGCTTCTGCCCCACCTCAACACGATCACCGTCCTTGAGCTTAATCTTGGCTCCGTACACAACGGGATACTTTTCACGTTCTCGCCCACTGTCATCGACGATCGCAATTTTGGCATTGCGATTCATGACGACCCACTCACCCTCTTTGTTGCGAACAGCAATGCCCGCATTGTGCACATCAGCATTCTTCTTGGCGTCCAGGCTCATGTACTTCAAATGGCCTGCGTGCTTGGCTTCCAAAACCGTCTGCTCAACAACTTTGCTCGCGGTACCACCGATGTGGAATGTGCGCATCGTCAACTGCGTACCAGGCTCACCGATGGATTGCGCAGCAATAACGCCAACCGGCTCACCCTTCTCGACCAGACGCCCGCGCGACAAGTCTCGCCCATAACAAAGTCGACAGACGCCACGCCCGGACTGACAGGTCAGCACCGAACGAATCTTGACTCGATCGACGCCTGCTTCCACGACGGCCTTGGCTTGCTCTTCGTCGATTTCTTCATTGAAGGAGACAATGATTTCGCCCGTCACCGGATCGCGGATGTCCTCGCCGGCGAGACGTCCCAACAGACGCTCCTCCAACGTTTGAATGATTTCTCCGCCTTCCAGCAGCGCGCTCACCAGGATGCCGTCGGTTGTCCCGCAATCTTCCTCAGTGACAATGACGTCTTGCGCAATATCGACGAGGCGGCGAGTCAAGTATCCGGAATTGGCGGTTTTCAAGGCGGTATCCGCCAAACCTTTGCGCGCGCCGTGCGTCGAAATGAAGTACTGCAAGACCGTCAATCCCTCACGGAAATTGGCCGTGATAGGTGTTTCGATGATTTCGCCTGACGGTTTCGCCATCAAACCGCGCATACCACCGAGCTGACGAATCTGCTGCGAACTTCCTCGGGCACCAGAATCAGCCATCATGAAGATGGGATTGAAGGATTCGGCCTTGGCGGGATCGCCACCGGCACCCAACTCCTTCATCATTTCATTGGCCACCTGTTCAGTTACATGCGCCCAAATGTCGATGACCTTGTTGTATCGCTCACCGTTGGTGATCAAACCTTCGGAGTATTGCTTTTCGATTTCATTGACCTCGTGTTGAGCCTTCCCGATCAGGTCTTCTTTCCTGGAGGGGATATGCATGTTATCGATACAAATCGACATGCCGGCTCGAGTCGCATAGTGGAATCCGAGATCCTTGATTTTATCGAGGAATGTCACGGTCTCTCGATGCCCAGCCTGGCGGTATACCGCATCAATGAGCTTGGACATTTCTTTCTTGGTCATCAACTTGTTTGCATCGGCAAACGGCATCATCGGCGGAAGAATTTCCGACAGAATGACGCGTCCCGCCGTCGTCTGGACCAGCACGCCGTTGCACCGGACCTTGATCCGGGCATGCTCATCCAACGCGCCGGCATCATAGGCAATCCGCGCCTCCTCAGGGGAGCCGAACAGCTTTCCTTCGCCTTTCGCGCCGACACGCTCCTTCGTCAGCCAATAACACCCCAGCACCATATCCTGCGACGGCACCGCGATCGGCTTACCGTTAGCGGGGGACAGGATGTTATTGATCGACATCATCAACACGCGAGCTTCGACCTGCGCCTCAACGGACAGCGGAACGTGTACCGCCATTTGGTCTCCGTCGAAGTCGGCGTTAAATGCTGCGCAGACGAGCGGGTGCAGCCGAATGGCTTTTCCCTCGACCAAAACGGGATCGAAGGCCTGAATTCCGAGCCTGTGTAGCGTCGGTGCGCGATTCAAGAGCACGGGATGCTCGCGAATGACTTCATCCAACACATCCCACACTTCCGGACGTTCTTTTTCAACCAACCGCTTGGCACTCTTGATGGTCGTGGCCGCCCCACGTTCTTCCAATTTGTGGAAGATGAACGGCTTGAACAATTCCAACGCCATTTTCTTGGGCAACCCGCATTGGTGCAAACGCAACTCTGGACCGACGACGATGACGGTTCGACCGGAATAGTCGACGCGCTTGCCGAGCAAGTTCTGACGGAACCGCCCTTGCTTGCCCTTCAACATGTCGCTCAAGGACTTCAACGGCCGCTTGTTTGGCCCACGAATCGCGCGGCCTCGACGACCATTATCAAACAGGGCGTCGACTGCCTCTTGCAGCATGCGCATTTCGTTACGAATGATCACGCCCGGCGCCTTCAGCTCAATCAACCGCTTCAAACGATTATTACGGTTAATCACCCGGCGATACAGATCATTGAGATCAGACGTGGCAAAACGACCGCCATCCAAGGGCACGAGCGGACGCAATTCCGGCGGCAGGACCGGGATGACATCCATGATCATCCACTCAGGCTTGTTTCCTGAACGCCGGAATGCCTCGAGCACCTTCAGCCGTTTCGCATACTTCTTTTTCAAGGCCGCCGACGCGGAGGCTTTCGCCTTCACATGCAACTCGTCCCACTGCGTATTGATATCGACCTTGCGCAGCAATTCTCGAATGGCCTCAGCCCCAATCCCGACCTTGAACGCCCCGCTGCCATACTCCGACTGCAACGAACGCAGCTGCTCCTCGGAAACGAGCTCCTGCTCACTCATGCTCGTGGAGCCCGGGTCCACCATCACGTAGCTCTCGAAATAGAGAATCTTTTCGAGTTGCTTGAGGCTCATGTCCAAGAGCGTGCCAATCCGGCTCGGTACGCCCTTCAAAAACCAGATGTGTGCCACGGGAGCTGCCAGCTCAATGTGCCCCATCCGCTCGCGACGCACCTTCGATTGAATGACTTCCACGCCGCACTTGTCGCAGACAATGCCGCGATGCTTCATGCGTTTATACTTACCGCAGTTGCACTCCCAGTCCTTAATCGGGCCGAAAATCTTGGCGCAGAACAACCCATCCTTTTCCGGCTTGAAGGACCGGTAGTTGATCGTTTCCGGCTTTTTAACTTCGCCGTATGACCATGACCGGATCTTTTCGGGCGACGCGATACGAATGCGCATCGAGTCGAACGACACCGAGTCACGCGGCTTCTCGAATAATGTGTATACACCTTCCAAGGTTGATCCCTCCTTAACGGTCGCCTGAGCGCAGTTCTGAGTGGTGAGCTAGCCGATGTGTCCGCTCGCAGAACTCAGCACTAGAATCAGTCCTTCGATTTAACCAATTCGACATCAAGCCCAAGACTTTGCAGCTCTTTGACCAACACATTGAACGATTCCGGCAGTCCAGGCTCCAGGAACGGCTCGCCCTTGACGACCGCTTCGTACATACGAGAGCGACCGGGGACGTCATCTGACTTCACCGTCAGGAATTCCTGAAGAATGGAAGCAGCACCATAGGCTTGAAGTGCCCAGACTTCCATTTCTCCCAATCGCTGACCACCAAACTGCGCTTTTCCTCCAAGCGGTTGCTGGGTGACCAACGAATAGGGACCGATGGACCGAGCATGAATTTTATCATCGACCAAGTGGTGCAACTTCAGCACATACATATACCCCACCGTAACGGGGCTGCTGAACGACTCGCCAGTCCGACCATCCATCAGGACCGTCTGCCCGCTGGGCGACAACTTGGCCTTCTTGAGAAGCTCCTTAATCTCTTTCTCGGAAGCACCGTCGAATACCGGACTCGCGACCTTGATACCCAGCGCACGAGCGGCCCATCCGAGGTGAGTCTCCAGAATCTGACCGACGTTCATACGCGACGGCACGCCCAACGGATTGAGCACGATCTCCACCGGCGTCCCGTCAGGCAGATAGGGCATATCCTCTTCCGGCAATACGCGCGAAACCACACCTTTGTTGCCATGACGGCCGGCCATCTTGTCACCAACCTGGATCTTTCGCTTCATTGCGATATAGACCTTGACCAGCTTGATGACGCCCGGAGGAAGCTCATCGCCTCGCCTCAGGCGACCAACCTTTTCATCGTACAATGTTTGCAGGATTTCGATCTGCTCCTTGGCGCGGCGCTCCACATCCTCGAGTTCCTTCTGCTCATCCGGATCACTGAGGATGATGTGGCGAACCATGTCGTCCGGGAGGCGCTTCAAGATTTCCGCCGTGAGCTTACCCTTCTTTTTCAAAATGACGTCCCCGGTTTCCGGGTCCATCAGATCACGGCCGACCACCTTGCCGAGCAAGAGCTTGCGAACCTTCTTCGTTTTCTCGTCATCAATGATGCGCAACTCTTCCTGGTGGTCGCGCTGCAACTTCATGTGATCTTCGCTCTCGATGCTCTTCGAGCGTTCGTCCTTATCCAGACCTTTTCTGGAGAAAATCTTCACATCGACGACGATCCCTTCGACGCCGGGAGGCACCGTAAGGGATGTATCCTTCACATCACCGGCTTTTTCTCCGAAGATCGCCCGCAACAATTTCTCTTCCGGCGTCAGCTGCGTCTCACCTTTCGGCGTGACTTTTCCTACAAGAATATCGCCAGGCTTCACTTCGGCACCGATGCGGATGATGCCACTCTCATCCAAGTCGCGGAGCGCTTCTTCGCCGACGTTTGGAATATCGCGCGTAATGTCCTCTTTGCCCAACTTAGTGTCCCGGGCTTCCACCTCGAACTCTTCGATGTGGATGGAGGTAAACGCGTCCTCCCGCACCAATTTCTCACTCAACAAAATCGCGTCTTCGAAGTTGTAGCCCCCCCAAGGCATAAACGCGACGAGCACGTTCTTCCCAAGCGCCAACTCTCCATGGTCAATAGCCGGACCATCCGCCAGCACCTGTCCACGCTTCACCGGCTCGCCGACCCGGACCACCGGCGTTTGAGTGATACAGGTATTCTGGTTCGAACGTTGGAACTTGATCATTTCATAGACGTCGAGACCTGAATCATTGCGCTTGCGCCCCTCCTTGGCATCGGCCCGAACTACGATACGAGTCGCATCGACGCTTTCCACCACACCTTCGCGCTTGGCTTGCACGACGTAGCCTGAATCGCGAGCCACGACGGCTTCCATGCCGGTTCCCACCAAGGGAGACTCTGCCTTGAGCAGGGGCACGGCTTGCCGCTGCATGTTCGATCCCATCAAGGCACGATTCGCGTCGTCGTGCTCCAGGAACGGCACCAGCGCGGTCGCCACGCTGACGACCTGCTTTGGCGACACATCCATATATTCGATCTTATCAGGCGTTGCCGTAATAAAATCTCCAGCTGATCGTGCCGACACCGTTTCGGAAACGAGACGACCTCCGGTATCGAGCTTTGAGTTGGCCTGGGCGATAATATACTTATCTCCCTCGATGGCCGAGAGATACTCCAACTCATCACTCACACGCCCCTTCACAACCTTCCGATACGGCGCCTCAATGAATCCGAACTCATTGATGCGGGCATACGTCGCCAAGGACGTAATCAACCCGATGTTGGGGCCTTCCGGCGTTTCAATCGGACAAATGCGGCTGTAGTGGGAAGGGTGTACGTCGCGCACTTCAAAGCCGGCTCGTTCTCGGGTCAAACCGCCTGGCCCCAGGGCCGACAACCGGCGCTTGTGGGTGATTTCCGCCAGGGGATTGGTTTGATCCATAAACTGGGACAGCT is a window from the Nitrospira sp. genome containing:
- the rpoB gene encoding DNA-directed RNA polymerase subunit beta, with protein sequence MSESTLSEFVERKDFSRIRTSIDIPDLIEIQKRSYEEFLQMEVEPDRRKDQGLQAALASVFPITDYNNTAALEFSNYSLGTPKYDERECLEQGMTFAVPLKLRVRLIVFDKEDKGPKKKVLDVREQEVYVGELPLMTERGTFLINGTERVVVSQLHRSPGASFTHDKGRTHASGKVLYSARIIPYRGSWLDFEFDARDILYVRIDRRRKMPATILLKAFGYSTDDLLRMYYPVEEIRVSKGKLYRKLDPEIHHGLKCSTEVTEKGGKDPLVREGAKLTKALIAKLKAAGIKEIPVTPAELVGRAVLTELVDSGKKQSLAEKNQRLTEEILEKILDSDIEEFKVVYLDTTNATLVILDTLDMERTGSKEEAMVEIYRRLRPGETPSVETARALFDNLFLSPKRYDLSPVGRLKLNKKLGLDFALEQRTLTAQDIVEVVRYLVNLKIGRGEIDDIDHLGNRRVRSVGELLENQFRLGLVRMERSIKERMNLLDMETVLPHDLINAKPVVAAVKEFFSSSQLSQFMDQTNPLAEITHKRRLSALGPGGLTRERAGFEVRDVHPSHYSRICPIETPEGPNIGLITSLATYARINEFGFIEAPYRKVVKGRVSDELEYLSAIEGDKYIIAQANSKLDTGGRLVSETVSARSAGDFITATPDKIEYMDVSPKQVVSVATALVPFLEHDDANRALMGSNMQRQAVPLLKAESPLVGTGMEAVVARDSGYVVQAKREGVVESVDATRIVVRADAKEGRKRNDSGLDVYEMIKFQRSNQNTCITQTPVVRVGEPVKRGQVLADGPAIDHGELALGKNVLVAFMPWGGYNFEDAILLSEKLVREDAFTSIHIEEFEVEARDTKLGKEDITRDIPNVGEEALRDLDESGIIRIGAEVKPGDILVGKVTPKGETQLTPEEKLLRAIFGEKAGDVKDTSLTVPPGVEGIVVDVKIFSRKGLDKDERSKSIESEDHMKLQRDHQEELRIIDDEKTKKVRKLLLGKVVGRDLMDPETGDVILKKKGKLTAEILKRLPDDMVRHIILSDPDEQKELEDVERRAKEQIEILQTLYDEKVGRLRRGDELPPGVIKLVKVYIAMKRKIQVGDKMAGRHGNKGVVSRVLPEEDMPYLPDGTPVEIVLNPLGVPSRMNVGQILETHLGWAARALGIKVASPVFDGASEKEIKELLKKAKLSPSGQTVLMDGRTGESFSSPVTVGYMYVLKLHHLVDDKIHARSIGPYSLVTQQPLGGKAQFGGQRLGEMEVWALQAYGAASILQEFLTVKSDDVPGRSRMYEAVVKGEPFLEPGLPESFNVLVKELQSLGLDVELVKSKD
- the fusA gene encoding elongation factor G, which gives rise to MARQTPLERTRNIGIMAHIDAGKTTTTERILFYTGMTHKLGEVHEGAATMDWMEQERERGITITAAATTCFWRDHRINIIDTPGHVDFTIEVERSLRVLDGAVAAFDSVQGVEPQSETVWRQADKYQVPRIAFMNKMDRIGADFYASVQSIIDRLGANPVPVQIPIGREAEFRGSVDLVRMKGFFYDDETLGAKYKIDEIPADLVDKANEYREKMLEAVAEYDDQVMEKYLNGQSLTEDEVRRAIRAATIAMKVTPVLCGSAFKNKGVQQLLDAVVDYLPSPLDIPAAVGVDPNSGKELKREPSDSEPFAALAFKIMTDPFAGQLTFFRVYSGTLKTGTAVLNVTKGTKDRIGRLLKMHANKREEIDIVYAGDIAAAVGLKSATTGDTLADEKQPLLLEVMKFPEPVIAMAIEPKTKQDQEKMGFALQKLAQEDPSFRVRTDEETAQTIIAGMGELHLEIIVDRLLREFKVEANVGKPEVAFRETIRKKAEAESKYIKQTGGRGQYGHVVLTVEPAEAGKGLEFVNKVVGGAIPKEYIPAIEKGVRERMETGVVAGFPLRDVRVTVIDGSYHDVDSNEMAFKIAASMGFADACKKADAVLLEPIMKVEVLVPQDFMGDVIGNLNGRRGKVQGMKVRAGAQAIEATVPLMEMFGYATDLRSRTQGRATYSMEFDRYDQVPRQIAEAITAKHRGE
- the rpoC gene encoding DNA-directed RNA polymerase subunit beta', with the protein product MEGVYTLFEKPRDSVSFDSMRIRIASPEKIRSWSYGEVKKPETINYRSFKPEKDGLFCAKIFGPIKDWECNCGKYKRMKHRGIVCDKCGVEVIQSKVRRERMGHIELAAPVAHIWFLKGVPSRIGTLLDMSLKQLEKILYFESYVMVDPGSTSMSEQELVSEEQLRSLQSEYGSGAFKVGIGAEAIRELLRKVDINTQWDELHVKAKASASAALKKKYAKRLKVLEAFRRSGNKPEWMIMDVIPVLPPELRPLVPLDGGRFATSDLNDLYRRVINRNNRLKRLIELKAPGVIIRNEMRMLQEAVDALFDNGRRGRAIRGPNKRPLKSLSDMLKGKQGRFRQNLLGKRVDYSGRTVIVVGPELRLHQCGLPKKMALELFKPFIFHKLEERGAATTIKSAKRLVEKERPEVWDVLDEVIREHPVLLNRAPTLHRLGIQAFDPVLVEGKAIRLHPLVCAAFNADFDGDQMAVHVPLSVEAQVEARVLMMSINNILSPANGKPIAVPSQDMVLGCYWLTKERVGAKGEGKLFGSPEEARIAYDAGALDEHARIKVRCNGVLVQTTAGRVILSEILPPMMPFADANKLMTKKEMSKLIDAVYRQAGHRETVTFLDKIKDLGFHYATRAGMSICIDNMHIPSRKEDLIGKAQHEVNEIEKQYSEGLITNGERYNKVIDIWAHVTEQVANEMMKELGAGGDPAKAESFNPIFMMADSGARGSSQQIRQLGGMRGLMAKPSGEIIETPITANFREGLTVLQYFISTHGARKGLADTALKTANSGYLTRRLVDIAQDVIVTEEDCGTTDGILVSALLEGGEIIQTLEERLLGRLAGEDIRDPVTGEIIVSFNEEIDEEQAKAVVEAGVDRVKIRSVLTCQSGRGVCRLCYGRDLSRGRLVEKGEPVGVIAAQSIGEPGTQLTMRTFHIGGTASKVVEQTVLEAKHAGHLKYMSLDAKKNADVHNAGIAVRNKEGEWVVMNRNAKIAIVDDSGREREKYPVVYGAKIKLKDGDRVEVGQKLVEWDPYSLTILTETGGKVAYGDILEGVTMKEEFDEVTGLSRKVIIEQSGATLRPRVSIKDDSGKTAKVSGAGAPVARYLLPVGAHIFVEKGAMVHPGDVLAKIPRETTKTKDITGGLPRVAELFEARKPKEQAVISEIDGEVSYGGFVKGMRKVLVDNKMGDVKEYFIPKGKHVNVHEGDWVRAGEPLMDGSANPHDILDVLGPKELQKYLVDEVQDVYRLQGVSINDKHIEIIVRQMLRKVRIEDPGDTSFLPGSQVSKGMFDIENQRVLENDGKPALGKPVLLGITKAALTTDSFISAASFQETTRVLTEAAINGREDNLLGLKENVIVGRLIPAGSGFEEYRETFVASAKAPGELAASVPQPVGVGEVPAQAMGGESQNNP
- the rpsG gene encoding 30S ribosomal protein S7, which codes for MPRGQFFGHREAQPDSKYRDKLVGKFLNVLMGGGKKSTAERVCYGAFDLIQEKTGGGDPMKVFKAAVDNVKPVVEVKSRRVGGASYQVPVEIRPSRRVSLALRWITEYSRSRGGKSMQDRLAAELLDASNNTGASVKKREDVHRMAEANKAFAHYRW
- the tuf gene encoding elongation factor Tu (EF-Tu; promotes GTP-dependent binding of aminoacyl-tRNA to the A-site of ribosomes during protein biosynthesis; when the tRNA anticodon matches the mRNA codon, GTP hydrolysis results; the inactive EF-Tu-GDP leaves the ribosome and release of GDP is promoted by elongation factor Ts; many prokaryotes have two copies of the gene encoding EF-Tu) codes for the protein MAKAKFERRKPHVNIGTIGHVDHGKTTLTSALTKICSDRGMAKFVSY
- a CDS encoding 30S ribosomal protein S12, with the protein product MPTINQLVRKGRTLVKSKTKSPALKRCPQKRGVCLRVYTTTPKKPNSALRKVARVRLTNGMEVTTYIPGVGHNLQEHSIVLVRGGRVKDLPGVRYHIVRGSLDAVGVADRKQARSKYGAKRPK